The genomic region ataaaaatggtagggtcaGTGCATATTTCATATCGGTCATATTTAGGGTCGGATAACCCaaaccaaatgtttgtttttttagatcCTATCAATATAACTGTCCATAGACTGGCAGTATAAAACAGGTTTATAACATAAAGGGCAACATATGCATACATAATTTTTACTTTCCCTATTAATACcaacaaattacaaatttaaaacaaatttaccaatatacatgttgtatttaagattttgaaagacagaatttctaaatttacacataataaaaataaagaacattaaTTATTGGATgctaacagttttgaaaaatgtggAATGACATCAGAACATTTTTGTAGTCCATAAACAGATACCGGTAATTAGCACAGCACCAATTGGCATTCAGGGTTTATACACGTATGTCACACTTTCTGACAAGCTGACAAAAAGCTGACATCAGAATTATCGTCAACATCTGtcttatattaaaatgaacaacTATATGTCATAACAGTAACGTTTACCTTGACTATCAATACAACTTgtgtaaatatgaatattttccaaGCCAGTTGCCCTGTAATAATGAAAGACCCAGATGAGAATGTAAATGATCTCAAGGACAGGGAGCAATGCTCCTTACCTGCATGAAAGGGGCCAGTGCCCCTGTCTTAACTAGGCCAAACAAGGGATGTATGATTTCCAGTACAGCCACACTCTGACAGAAAATCATCTGGGACCCAACCAGGTCAAATGCTTGTTCTTTAATGCCTGTAAGTTCAAAACATTAACttaaacattgtaaaaacaaaaataaaaacactgaTAATGACAAACAATCATGTCTGGAACTTTTAATAAACATCATCACTGAAACTTCAATTAATCTTAACTTTTAAGATCTCTCAAAAGCTGATCATAATTATCAGCAATTATTCAAGaaaagtaatatataatgtacaaTCTGATTTTGATGAcagcatttaaaacaatttataataatcTTCATGTACATCCGAGACAACTGACCACTGCCATGTTTGATGAGGTTATAGGAGAGCACGGTGGTGATGTAGAGAAAGCCAATAAACTGCAGCAGGTTGTACGTGAACAGATATGTGCCCTTGAAGTCCAGGTCTCCTCCGCCTGGGTGGAAAAAAGGTACAGTGAACATGCATCTATAATCTTTCATTTGGTTTAggttgaacatatatatatatatgtatatactgaCAATTGCTTTGAACTTCTAACACTATATCTCTGttcattttttggaaaaaattatTAGAAATACTTACAAACTGTGAAAAACCCCACAGAAATGGCTATCAGATATTAAGAaagcatttaattataaataggTGTTTAGTTTTTCATTCAGCATACAACACGCACTTAACAGACCACAAAATAGGTACAAGTAGCCACTGCAACAAAGAAACTCCCTACCATAAACATAGCATCACGCCTTAACTCACTAACTCACTTAGATGTCATTCATATACCTGTTTCGAGTCCTAGCTGTTTTTCAATGTTCTTCATCACCTCATCTGCAGCCATTTTGTCCCGTTCATCTTCGCTGTCAATGTCATCATCAAACAAGAACTTGTCAAAGTCAATCTTCAGCCAGGGAAGTTTGCTCTGAGAGGCAGTCAAGCGGGGCCAGGCTTCTTCACCAACTTTTCGGATGCTAACTTCAACACTCCTCTGCGTAGTCCGCACACGGCAGCTCTACATAATTaaggaaataaaattgataaacaagTTAAATTATAATTCTTTGAGAATACTAATTTGATGTATTATAGGGCTTAGTACATCAAATGTTgttatacaacacatacaagTAACAACATTAGTTTTGATGTATGATGTCATGTCAAACATGacatttgttatacatgtgtatcaaAAATGTGATCTCTTTAATTGAAGACCTTCTGGCTTCAGTGTATTtactttgattttgatattcCTAAAAAATCTGCCCTAACATGACAACTATACTCTATCTACCTATATGTAacattccataatgataaacctataaaattaatgtaagtgtgaccttgaactttgaggtagTGATGTTGGGCTTGCATGCAACACGTCATGTTTATGAACCAGATACATGTGCCAAATCACTCTCATTCACAATCTGGTTACAAAACAATTGTACACAGTGATATTTTCTCTACAAATGAGATTTGAAAACTTGAGTGTACTTTCCGATTCAAAATCAACACTCTAATACTGTATGAGTGAGATTTgacagatacatgtataattctCTACAAATTACATATAAGTATCTATCCAACCTCTTTATCAACTGGAAGATAGAAGTCCAGCTCAAATTTGTATCTTTTATTTCCCTGTGCTCCAACGCCTGTGAATTCACCCTTTATAGAGTCTTCAGTGACATCGAGACTTTCAACctgaaattttgtaaataaatttaaaagtcaGGGAATCCGAAGAGCCACCTGTTGGAATGATCCTATGTGTCTGCTACAATATGGCTGAAGTAATACAATAATGTACCAGGCATTGGACCCAGCCACAAATTTGgtcatttagatttttttttataatttgcatattattaAGTAAACATTTCCCTATAACAGCACAATTCTCATCTGTAAATCCTACACCaaaaattataatgtatttattcataaatcCAGGATTTGGCAATATAGGGGATGCAACTTTGAATGTGCACCCCTTCCCCCAAACCAAAAAATGGTTTTACCGTTTAAATGAGGTTTAGGGGGTTTGGGGGTAATTCGTAGAATTTTTTTACAGGGGTTCAATTGACATTGTAGCTGTCGCGAGGCAAGGGGTTCTCAATGGGAGTCAAAGGATTCAAAGCCCTCTGTCTTTTCAGGGCTCTTTTATCTTtcaatttgaagcaaactggagtATCAATACTAACAACTAAAGCAaccagtaaaatattttaaaaaaaataatcatataagtatatatatcaatgtCCCTATAGGAAATAAACATATCTGCCGACAAATCACAGTATTCATAGTctgaaatgttgatttttacTGTAAGtctatttataattattcaagTATATTCACATCAAATGTTGAATTGGACAAATTGTCAaagttataatgttataaaaaaagaagaaaatctGCTAATGAGTGTctgatataaattttaaatgattcagATATTGAGGAAACGCTGCATTGCATTCACCATTGACTAAACGTCCATATAATATATACGAAATGAATCTGGCAATACCAACAACTTAATAAAAAGACTTTTGGCAGACATTCAATAAACTGAGCACAGAGCAGTGATGTCCAAAtgattttttactatttttttatattgcaaatTCTTCAGGGATACCGTAAGAAGaatcatattttgaatgtcTAGAGCAGAGGACTTAGCAAAATGTTCCAGAAATTTGTCCATGCTACAAGCAAATTCCTCAAATTTCTGTCAGGgcaatataatgaaatattagcGAGTGCCATATTTTTGAAGGATCGAATCATTTGGAAAAAACacgtatttatttatgtcataatgccaaaataacatgttcagatatcagataggttgtgtacatgtataaaaaggGTGTTCGTgacccagaatatatttatgtgaaaaaaacgACTCCAATGACAAATTCAATACAGTTTAAATCGGACTGTCATgtttatattgaacaattttctcattaatattattattcaacatcgatgcatattattactatattttttttcgcccagtgttaaatggtaaCGAGTTGTAGgattacagggatacataaaaaatgtcaaaatggaGTTGAGTCAAAAAGGCCCAGTACCAGAAAGGCCCGGTCCAAAAAAGCCTACATTTAAATCAAAGGAAACACCTGTATTGTGTTTGAGGGTGTTGTACTTTGATAGGATTAGAGATGTGTGTCTTTAATGAGGTGATAATGACCGTTTGATTTTTCCTGTACGCGCTGAAAATGTTGCAATTCCGAATTCCTGAAATGATTTAAACGATTATTTAAGACactactggttgagaagcagtttccgacggaaagcagtttccgacaaatcgctttttcgcgtacttt from Mya arenaria isolate MELC-2E11 chromosome 3, ASM2691426v1 harbors:
- the LOC128229363 gene encoding very-long-chain (3R)-3-hydroxyacyl-CoA dehydratase-like, with amino-acid sequence MAECFCPFVYWGQKSDSISLKVDLKDVTVESLDVTEDSIKGEFTGVGAQGNKRYKFELDFYLPVDKESCRVRTTQRSVEVSIRKVGEEAWPRLTASQSKLPWLKIDFDKFLFDDDIDSEDERDKMAADEVMKNIEKQLGLETGGGDLDFKGTYLFTYNLLQFIGFLYITTVLSYNLIKHGSGIKEQAFDLVGSQMIFCQSVAVLEIIHPLFGLVKTGALAPFMQVGGRGFILFMLIVQDVRLQVAPVVWYLFMTWATVELVRYPFYMLSSIGKEVLVISWVRYTAWIPLYPLGILFEATVVIMSIPLFEESGVFSMQLPNSANLAFYFPWFLHLYLLILAIGGFQMMRHMYVLRKKKLGASIASKKSQ